The window TGGTGCATAGCCAGCCATGGTCAGGTTCCAGGTCAAGGTTTGATGGGAGTAATTCGGATTGTCGCCAGCATATGGCCCTTGCGCGGTTCCGGTCTTAACGGCTGGTTTATACGTCGTGGGCTCTGAACTATATTTCGTCGAGTAGAAAGTGCTGTGGCCTGTTCCACCTGGTTCTTGAGCCACTTCCCGGAAGCCTTCCTTTACTCTGTTGATCCATTCAGGCTTCATGTCCAGTTTATTTAACACTTTGGGCTGGATCTCCTCAACAATTGGACCAAGACGATCAGATGCTTCCACAGGCTGCCGGATTTCCTTTACAAGATGAGTCTGCATGCGATAACCGCCGTTGGCGATCGTGGACATATATTGAGCAAGCTGCAGCGGTGTAAACGTATCGTACTGTCCTATGGCATAGTCCAAAATGAAACCAGGGTTGGTGGTATCTTGGCCTTTAAATCCAACCTGTTCTCCGGGAAGGTCGATTCCCGTCCTAGTTCCAAGGCCGAATTGTCTGAAGCTGGTTCTTAAAATATCAAATGTATTAGACCTTAAATCCAAAGGAGCTTTTGGCACATAATGCCCGTGGCCGATCGCGATGGCCGTTTTAAACATATAGACATTGGATGACCTTTTGAGGGCGGTTAAATCATTGATTCGCCCCATCCCTCCTCTGACATATGATGCCTTTGTAGGAGTCCCTTTTATATGGAGCGGTTCATCGACAATTTGCTCCCCAGGGGAAATCGCCCCGGTTTTATAGCCGGTCAGCACGGTCGCTCCTTTAACAGCCGACCCCATTGCATAGGATGATGTGATATTCCCGAGTGCAAAATCCTCCAGGACAGGTTTGCCGTTATCAAGTTTGTATCGCTTCCCTGCCATGGCTTTAATTTCCCCTGTGTATGGGTTGAGCATATTAACAAATACGCGGTCAAGAAGCTGATGGCCAGGTTGCTGTTTTGATTTCAACAGCTCGTCACCGATGATTTTCTCAATTCTTTTTTGGAGCTCCATATCAATGCTCAGCACCAAGTCGTCTCCTCTTCTGCCCTTTTGGATAACTTCCGTTGAGACGACACTGCCTGATTTATCCGTGATGTTCTTGATTTTTTCTTTTTGCCCCTGAAGCACGTCTTCGTATTGCTTCTCGATGTAGCTCGTTCCGACACGTTCATTGCGATTGTACCCTTTTGCCACATAGGCATCCGCTTCTTCAAGCGGCAGGCCGCTGTCCCTGTCGCTTATTTTCCCAAGGATTGTTTTCAACGTATCGCCGAATGGATAGATCCGGTTCCAATCGGTTGTGATATCAACGCCGGGAAGATCCTTCAAATGCGCGCTGACTTGGGCAAATTCTTCGTTTGTGACATTTTCATTTTTAATGATCTGCGGGGTCAGATTATAGCCGCCGATCATTTCGCGATAGATAGCGAGCACTTCTTTATCGTCATCTGTCAGCATGCTCAAATCGGCTTTCGTAATCCGGTCGAGCTTCATTTGATAGAGCTTTGCATCGCCATCTTTCTTTTTTTCGTAATCCTTTTTTTCCTTTGCCGTCAGTTTTTTGTCGGCAAGGTTCGGATATTTGATGATCCAATAATCCTTCTGTTCCCGCTCAGTGATTTTCGTGATTGGCTGCTTGATCAGCTTGGCCAGATTTTTTGCGACCTTGATCATATCTTCCTGCTTCGTTTTGGGCGTTCTGGTATATGTAATTGCATTGACGGGAGCATTATCGACAACTGCATTTCCGTTTGCCTCGAATATCTTTCCTCTGGGAACGGAATTGGACACCGTCACATCCGTCGTCCTTTGGACCTCACGAAGGTAATCCTGGCCGAACACAATCTGTACCATGCCAAGGCGCAGAATGAGGAGTGAGAATAATATAAAAATCACAAAGAACATCAAGTTCATACGCACTGGAATATACGACCTCTTGCCCTTCTTTTTCTTCTTCTTGACCATCGGAACACCCCATTCTTTTATTAATTTCGATCTCTTCTAATCTACTTCCTATTATAAGGCAAAAATCCATATTTTTCTATTAATTGGCGGTTAAAAGGGTGACAGTCACCATCCATTTTCTGGATGGCGCCTGTCACCCTTTTTTTACCCTTTTTAAATCTCTTTTATATGGCTCCCATACCCTGGAGAATGATCTTGGCGTCTGCGTTTAGGTAATGGGAAATGTCTTTTCTGAGCATGAGCGGGGCGTTATGTTTAACGCAGAATTTAATTCCTTTCAAGTCGAATTTCGATGCATAGCTATTGATGGAGTTGATTGTGATGATCTCCTGGCGGCTGAGCGGCTTTGTGCCATCCTGTCCTTGATTGTAGAGGAACTCGAAAAGCTCGCGAGCGTTCCCTTTTAGTAGATGCCGATTCTCTTCCAACACATCTATGTTTTCCTGAATATATACCCTTGTCAACACCAAGTCGTGATTGTCCACGCTCTGATCGATCTTCTTCAATAACTCACGGAATCCGATTGCCATCTTAAGCCCCCCAGTCTTGTTGTCTATCCTTACTACTTCTATCGGTCGAAATTGAAATATGTAAAGGGGTGACAGGCACCATCCATTTTCTGGATGGTGCCTGTCACCCTATAATAAGCAAGCACAGTGAGAAGAGGGTCATGGAGGCGCCGATGCTGATGGCGATGTGCTTGGTGTTGGTTTGTAGCTTGGAGCGCCATGTTTGCAGGGCTGCGTCCTTTCGCATGCGTTCGTAGACCTGCTCCATTGCCCTTGGCTTTCTGAAGATGCCGTTTTGCATACGGCGGAACCCTTCCGAAAATAGTGCGAGAAAACCAGTTTGATAGATATAGATGCAGACCCCGGCCAGCAGCACGATCAATCCGTACAGGAATGTCTGATTGACCATCGTGATCGCGTCGACTCCTGCAGCCAGCTTCACAGCAAACAACACAACAAACATACTCGGTACAGTAAACAAATAAATGCGCATGCTCGCGCCTCCCCTCCCCTTTATCATGACAGGAAAAGCCTGATGAACACCGAACCCTTCATCAGACCCTTCCCTCTGCTAAATGTTATTTCACTTTTTTCGCCCAGCGGACATCCGGATAGCGGTTCACCGGATAGACGATGCCCTTGAATTTCGGCGACGTCAAATAGTTTTGAGAGTAATAGTAAACCGGGATGAACGGAAGATCCTTCATGAGAACATCCTCCGCCTGATGAAGCAGCTCATAGCGCTTGTTTTCATCCTGCTCCACTTTCGCTTGCGCCATCAAGGAATCATATTTTTTGTTCACCCAGTTGGTACGGTTGTTCGGGCTGTCCCCCAAGTAATAGTCAAGGATGACCGTTGGATCGACGAATACCCCAATCCAGCCCATGCGAGCCATTTGGAAATTCTTTTGCGCCGTTGTATCCAAATACGTCTTCCACTCTTGGTTGGCAACGCTGATTTTCACACCTAAGTTTTTCTTGATCATTTCCTGGATCGCTTCGGCAATCTTCTTATGGTTATCGGATGTATTGTACATGAGCGTCACATCCGGAAGCTTCGACCAGCCTTCCTCTGCCATGCCTTCTTCCAACAATTTTTTCGCTTCGGCCGGATCTTCCTTGATATAGTCCCCTCCCTGCTTGCGGAAGTCGCCATCAGGTGTGTCCACACCAGGTGGTACAAACGCATAGGCAGGCGTCTCA is drawn from Falsibacillus albus and contains these coding sequences:
- a CDS encoding peptidoglycan D,D-transpeptidase FtsI family protein — its product is MVKKKKKKGKRSYIPVRMNLMFFVIFILFSLLILRLGMVQIVFGQDYLREVQRTTDVTVSNSVPRGKIFEANGNAVVDNAPVNAITYTRTPKTKQEDMIKVAKNLAKLIKQPITKITEREQKDYWIIKYPNLADKKLTAKEKKDYEKKKDGDAKLYQMKLDRITKADLSMLTDDDKEVLAIYREMIGGYNLTPQIIKNENVTNEEFAQVSAHLKDLPGVDITTDWNRIYPFGDTLKTILGKISDRDSGLPLEEADAYVAKGYNRNERVGTSYIEKQYEDVLQGQKEKIKNITDKSGSVVSTEVIQKGRRGDDLVLSIDMELQKRIEKIIGDELLKSKQQPGHQLLDRVFVNMLNPYTGEIKAMAGKRYKLDNGKPVLEDFALGNITSSYAMGSAVKGATVLTGYKTGAISPGEQIVDEPLHIKGTPTKASYVRGGMGRINDLTALKRSSNVYMFKTAIAIGHGHYVPKAPLDLRSNTFDILRTSFRQFGLGTRTGIDLPGEQVGFKGQDTTNPGFILDYAIGQYDTFTPLQLAQYMSTIANGGYRMQTHLVKEIRQPVEASDRLGPIVEEIQPKVLNKLDMKPEWINRVKEGFREVAQEPGGTGHSTFYSTKYSSEPTTYKPAVKTGTAQGPYAGDNPNYSHQTLTWNLTMAGYAPYDHPEVAFSVVVPWAYQEDAYNQGINYSIAKKVMDAYFDLKKEREEKGMNQSTSVQKVQNIKDVKKGQEEARKENEDGKPSGNGQ
- a CDS encoding DUF3899 domain-containing protein, with product MRIYLFTVPSMFVVLFAVKLAAGVDAITMVNQTFLYGLIVLLAGVCIYIYQTGFLALFSEGFRRMQNGIFRKPRAMEQVYERMRKDAALQTWRSKLQTNTKHIAISIGASMTLFSLCLLIIG